One segment of Schistocerca cancellata isolate TAMUIC-IGC-003103 chromosome 2, iqSchCanc2.1, whole genome shotgun sequence DNA contains the following:
- the LOC126161194 gene encoding uncharacterized histidine-rich protein DDB_G0274557-like has translation MDKVMVTGVACVLAAQSMMTAGVPTSWPTPEDPPVVVDDHQGHHHDVHIYHHYDQYDRHHDGHHDHHHDDDYDHHHDHHHDHNHSHHHHDNHDHNDHHHVDHHDPNNHCGHFNRKFPPVGYI, from the exons ATGGACAAGGTTATG GTTACTGGCGTCGCCTGTGTCCTGGCAGCGCAGTCCATGATGACAGCTGGAGTCCCCACTTCATGGCCAACCCCTGAAGACCCTCCTGTGGTGGTCGACGATCACCAGGGCCACCACCACGATGTCCACATCTACCATCACTATGATCAATACGATCGCCATCATGACGGTCACCACGATCACCACCATGATGATGACTATGATCATCACCATGATCATCACCATGATCATAACCACAGCCACCATCATCATGATAACCATGACCATAATGATCACCACCATGTTGATCATCATGATCCTAACAATCACTGTGGTCACTTCAACCGTAAATTTCCACCTGTTGGGTACATATGA